The following are encoded in a window of Dysidea avara chromosome 4, odDysAvar1.4, whole genome shotgun sequence genomic DNA:
- the LOC136252289 gene encoding protein NLRC3-like isoform X2, whose protein sequence is MATSGESRINASGCDRPILRDLVNHVVPFVSNQWYELGLQLLDPDYAHELDTIEAADMKNDIKICCRKMFSKWMKTDELASWDKVIEALTLIGLNDVARNIKQLLQQGCEHIQEVTENTKAKYRRKRLDKSSTEQDPWPPFHTKSFTTLALVNQKIMQLQTKEDTTTTASLRAKGCIDKICTLKSVTKLNSIYEIFTPNTSDDRSPISILIEGQPGIGKTTLAKEICLQWANNKLLTSDKLLLLLMLRDPNVQNITTIEHLVEYTVPKGQVQLVLNHFHTTNGAGVTFIIDGFDELSNELRQTSFFRNLIEGDILPNARVVVTSRPFASACLHQLVDKRIEILGFEMSSREQYVEEALKNSLKLQELKRHLQLHPNIDAICYIPLSMAIIVFLCLLGCLPQTATEMFASFILHIVCRHLKRTAENKHIEQLPHLTQQALIKLEKVAFVGLVTDKLVFTVDDLPDICKDDPTCYGLLQSVECYSFGNIGTAASLFNFIHLGVQEYFAAKYVASLPEHEIDTLLHESFLVSHYCDNDHVSVRLSNMWIMYCGITGGQCKSLRCYLSLSMLPLSPVYSQQNHPISSQDVITNSNTEMTSEQICATSDQTVCNTLISQEILKNPVKVLYLFQCFQEAKNDMLCNILSKSFDNGKIDLSNSMILPYQMVSLGFYLSRSQRKWSSLILQECLYDYGLQLLHYYLCGLKNNKQEIVTIDLSSNDLTRVSSPLIGDFITHLQPHTLKLGDNNLTGLRDISTAVMKTNTVKIMSMDCNSLTEEEALSISEMMTCLEELDISYNCFGDNGAVILSDGIKASKTLRELIIRCNEIAATGATAIAKSLTQNTSLEVLNMDDNCVGPEGVNAIVHAIIENKTLNVLSLINNDLDQDEVKIIALAINNNTLKELYIDNNYAAATGAIAIADALKNNISLEVLDMRCNDIGDNGAIAIALAIKSNNTLKKLNIGYNSITLIGAMTIAECLAHNTSLEVLTMNGNSLGQKGGNRVAHAIIINKTLKVLSLISNYLSQDQVKIIALVINHNTLKELYIGHNRATATGAIAIANVLTHNTSLEVLDMRCNDIGQDGAIALAQAISSNKVLKKLYISDNNITAMGAMAIAECLTQNASLEILDIGNNTIRLDGTNEIARAIANNRTLKELYVGDNTLTATVNAPFVNYKTFEIPMKKLCSKLFGVDEKDVIQVDSYEVNEQYYATIIIRALHNNNSITTLRLSDILQGNGNVKRETEYINTMRSKYNIPELTVGVFLENINEFDDEYW, encoded by the exons ATGGCTACTTCTGGAGAGAGTCGGATCAATGCAAGTG GTTGTGATCGTCCTATACTGAGAGATTTAGTAAATCATGTTGTACCCTTTGTCTCTAACCAGTGGTATGAATTAGGGTTACAGTTACTGGACCCAGATTATGCACATGAACTAGACACAATTGAAGCAGCTGATATGAAGAATGACATCAAAATATGTTGTAGgaaaatgtttagtaaatggATGAAAACTGATGAGCTAGCTAGTTGGGATAAAGTGATAGAAGCTCTTACACTTATTGGACTCAATGATGTGGCCAGGAACATTAAACAACTGCTACAGCAAG GATGTGAACATATTCAAGAAGTTACAGAGAACACCAAGGCAAAATATCGTCGTAAACGATTAGATAAATCTTCAACAGAGCAAGACCCTTGGCCTCCATTTCATACCAAATCTTTTACTACACTGGCTCTAGTAAATCAGAAAATCATGCAGCTACAGACTAAAGAagacacaacaacaacagctaGCTTGCGTGCCAAGGGATGCATAGATAAAATATGTACACTAAAGTCAGTAACAAAATTGAACAGTATTTACGAAATCTTTACTCCTAACACTTCAGATGATCGAAGTCCAATAAGTATCCTAATAGAGGGTCAACCTGGAATTGGTAAGACAACACTGGctaaggagatttgtttgcagtggGCTAACAATAAACTGCTTACATCGGATAAACTGCTACTATTGCTGATGTTAAGGGACCCCAATGTACAGAATATTACCACTATTGAACACTTGGTAGAATATACTGTACCCAAAGGACAGGTGCAACTTGTTTTAAACCACTTTCACACCACTAATGGAGCTGGAGTGACCTTCATcattgatggatttgatgaatTGAGTAATGAACTACGCCAAACATCCTTCTTTAGGAACCTCATTGAGGGAGACATTTTACCTAATGCACGAGTAGTGGTGACATCGAGACCATTTGCTTCAGCTTGTCTCCATCAACTTGTAGACAAAAGAATAGAGATACTTGGGTTTGAAATGTCCAGCAGAGAGCAGTATGTTGAAGAAGCATTGAAAAATTCTCTTAAGTTGCAAGAGCTAAAGAGACATCTTCAGCTACATCCCAACATTGATGCTATATGTTACATACCATTAAGCATGGCAATCATAGTGTTCTTATGTTTACTAGGGTGCCTGCCACAAACTGCCACTGAAATGTTTGCAAGCTTTATCCTACACATAGTCTGTCGCCATCTCAAAAGAACAGCTGAAAATAAACATATTGAACAATTACCACATTTAACCCAACAAGCATTAATAAAACTGGAAAAAGTTGCATTTGTTGGTCTTGTAACCGATAAGCTAGTATTCACAGTGGACGACTTACCTGACATATGCAAGGATGACCCCACTTGTTATGGACTATTACAATCTGTTGAATGTTACTCTTTTGGTAATATCGGCACAGCAGCTTCATTATTCAACTTTATACATTTAGGAGTGCAGGAGTATTTTGCTGCTAAATATGTAGCTTCCTTACCAGAACATGAGATAGATACACTCCTCCATGaatcatttcttgtttcacatTACTGTGATAATGACCATGTAAGTGTCCGCCTCTCTAACATGTGGATAATGTATTGTGGCATAACTGGTGGTCAGTGTAAATCTTTAAGGTGCTATCTCAGCTTATCAATGTTACCATTATCTCCTGTATATAGCCAGCAAAATCATCCCATATCCAGCCAAGATGTAATCACTAACAGCAACACAGAGATGACTTCAGAACAAATATGTGCAACATCTGATCAGACAGTGTGCAACACTCTTATATCACAAGAGATCTTGAAGAACCCAGTGAAAGTTCTCTACTTGTTCCAGTGCTTCCAAGAGGCTAAGAATGACATGTTATGTAACATCTTGTCCAAATCATTTGATAATGGTAAGATTGACCTCAGTAATTCCATGATCCTCCCATACCAAATGGTGTCCCTAGGATTCTATCTATCAAGATCACAGAGAAAGTGGAGCTCACTAATTCTACAGGAGTGTTTATACGACTACGGCCTTCAATTACTGCACTATTATCTTTGTGGACTTAAAAATAATAAGCAGGAAATAGTAACAATTGATCTCAGCAGTAATGACCTTACCAGAGTATCATCACCTCTCATTGGTGACTTCATCACTCACCTTCAGCCACATACTCTGAAGTTAGGTGATAATAACCTTACTGGATTGAGGGACATTTCCACTGCTGTAATGAAGACCAACACAGTCAAAATAATGAGCATGGATTGTAATAGCCTCACAGAAGAAGAGGCATTATCAATATCTGAAATGATGACCTGCTTAGAAGAACTAGACATCAGTTATAACTGCTTTGGTGATAATGGGGCAGTAATACTCTCAGATGGTATAAAAGCAAGTAAAACGCTAAGAGAATTAATCATACGTTGTAATGAAATTGCAGCCACAGGAGCCACAGCAATTGCAAAGAGTTTAACACAGAACACCTCACTGGAGGTGTTGAACATGGATGACAATTGTGTAGGTCCTGAAGGAGTCAATGCAATCGTACATGCCATTATTGAGAACAAAACACTAAATGTACTAAGCCTCATAAACAATGACTTAGATCAGGATGAAGTTAAAATAATAGCTCTAGCTATTAATAACAATACTTTAAAGGAATTATACATTGATAACAATTACGCTGCAGCTACAGGTGCTATAGCAATTGCTGATGCTTTAAAAAACAACATCTCACTGGAGGTACTGGACATGAGATGTAATGATATTGGTGACAATGGAGCCATAGCAATTGCTCTGGCTATTAAAAGTAACAATACACTTAAAAAGTTAAATATCGGTTACAATAGCATCACGTTAATAGGAGCTATGACAATTGCAGAATGTCTAGCACACAACACCTCACTGGAAGTACTGACCATGAATGGCAATTCTTTAGGTCAAAAAGGAGGTAATAGAGTTGCCCATGCCATTATTATTAACAAAACTTTAAAAGTGTTAAGCCTCATAAGCAATTATTTAAGTCAAGATCAAGTTAAAATAATAGCTCTAGTTATTAATCACAATACTTTAAAGGAATTATACATTGGACACAATAGAGCTACTGCTACAGGAGCTATAGCGATTGCTAATGTTTTGACTCACAACACCTCACTGGAGGTTCTGGACATGAGATGCAATGACATTGGTCAAGATGGAGCCATAGCACTTGCACAAGCAATTTCCAGTAACAAGGTACTTAAGAAATTATACATTAGTGACAATAACATCACAGCCATGGGAGCTATGGCAATTGCAGAATGCCTAACACAAAATGCCTCACTGGAAATTCTAGACATAGGTAACAATACTATACGTCTAGATGGAACCAATGAAATTGCTCGAGCCATTGCTAATAATAGAACACTTAAAGAGTTGTACGTTGGTGACAATACACTTACAGCCACAGTAAATGCACCATTTGTAAACTATAAAACTTTTGAAATACCAATGAAGAAACTATGTAGCAAACTTTTTGGTGTTGATGAAAAAGATGTAATACAAGTTGATTCATATGAGGTAAATGAACAGtattatgccacaataataatTAGGGCCTTGCACAATAATAACTCCATCACTACTTTGAGACTTTCAGATATACTGCAAGGTAATGGTAATGTAAAAAGAGAAACTGAGTATATCAATACCATGAGGAGCAAATACAATATACCAGAGCTGACAGTTGGTGTATTCTTAGAAAACATCAATGAGTTTGATGATGAATACTGGTAA
- the LOC136252289 gene encoding protein NLRC3-like isoform X1 — translation MATSGESRINASGCDRPILRDLVNHVVPFVSNQWYELGLQLLDPDYAHELDTIEAADMKNDIKICCRKMFSKWMKTDELASWDKVIEALTLIGLNDVARNIKQLLQQVNHSSSTDDSTDATVVTERGRMKTKSKKGKTERMKRSVSPESGCEHIQEVTENTKAKYRRKRLDKSSTEQDPWPPFHTKSFTTLALVNQKIMQLQTKEDTTTTASLRAKGCIDKICTLKSVTKLNSIYEIFTPNTSDDRSPISILIEGQPGIGKTTLAKEICLQWANNKLLTSDKLLLLLMLRDPNVQNITTIEHLVEYTVPKGQVQLVLNHFHTTNGAGVTFIIDGFDELSNELRQTSFFRNLIEGDILPNARVVVTSRPFASACLHQLVDKRIEILGFEMSSREQYVEEALKNSLKLQELKRHLQLHPNIDAICYIPLSMAIIVFLCLLGCLPQTATEMFASFILHIVCRHLKRTAENKHIEQLPHLTQQALIKLEKVAFVGLVTDKLVFTVDDLPDICKDDPTCYGLLQSVECYSFGNIGTAASLFNFIHLGVQEYFAAKYVASLPEHEIDTLLHESFLVSHYCDNDHVSVRLSNMWIMYCGITGGQCKSLRCYLSLSMLPLSPVYSQQNHPISSQDVITNSNTEMTSEQICATSDQTVCNTLISQEILKNPVKVLYLFQCFQEAKNDMLCNILSKSFDNGKIDLSNSMILPYQMVSLGFYLSRSQRKWSSLILQECLYDYGLQLLHYYLCGLKNNKQEIVTIDLSSNDLTRVSSPLIGDFITHLQPHTLKLGDNNLTGLRDISTAVMKTNTVKIMSMDCNSLTEEEALSISEMMTCLEELDISYNCFGDNGAVILSDGIKASKTLRELIIRCNEIAATGATAIAKSLTQNTSLEVLNMDDNCVGPEGVNAIVHAIIENKTLNVLSLINNDLDQDEVKIIALAINNNTLKELYIDNNYAAATGAIAIADALKNNISLEVLDMRCNDIGDNGAIAIALAIKSNNTLKKLNIGYNSITLIGAMTIAECLAHNTSLEVLTMNGNSLGQKGGNRVAHAIIINKTLKVLSLISNYLSQDQVKIIALVINHNTLKELYIGHNRATATGAIAIANVLTHNTSLEVLDMRCNDIGQDGAIALAQAISSNKVLKKLYISDNNITAMGAMAIAECLTQNASLEILDIGNNTIRLDGTNEIARAIANNRTLKELYVGDNTLTATVNAPFVNYKTFEIPMKKLCSKLFGVDEKDVIQVDSYEVNEQYYATIIIRALHNNNSITTLRLSDILQGNGNVKRETEYINTMRSKYNIPELTVGVFLENINEFDDEYW, via the exons ATGGCTACTTCTGGAGAGAGTCGGATCAATGCAAGTG GTTGTGATCGTCCTATACTGAGAGATTTAGTAAATCATGTTGTACCCTTTGTCTCTAACCAGTGGTATGAATTAGGGTTACAGTTACTGGACCCAGATTATGCACATGAACTAGACACAATTGAAGCAGCTGATATGAAGAATGACATCAAAATATGTTGTAGgaaaatgtttagtaaatggATGAAAACTGATGAGCTAGCTAGTTGGGATAAAGTGATAGAAGCTCTTACACTTATTGGACTCAATGATGTGGCCAGGAACATTAAACAACTGCTACAGCAAG TTAATCATTCATCATCTACTGATGACTCAACTGATGCGACAGTAGTTACTGAGAGAGGAAGGATGAAAACAAAATCCAAGAAGGGAAAAACTGAAAGAATGAAGAGATCAGTCAGTCCTGAATCAG GATGTGAACATATTCAAGAAGTTACAGAGAACACCAAGGCAAAATATCGTCGTAAACGATTAGATAAATCTTCAACAGAGCAAGACCCTTGGCCTCCATTTCATACCAAATCTTTTACTACACTGGCTCTAGTAAATCAGAAAATCATGCAGCTACAGACTAAAGAagacacaacaacaacagctaGCTTGCGTGCCAAGGGATGCATAGATAAAATATGTACACTAAAGTCAGTAACAAAATTGAACAGTATTTACGAAATCTTTACTCCTAACACTTCAGATGATCGAAGTCCAATAAGTATCCTAATAGAGGGTCAACCTGGAATTGGTAAGACAACACTGGctaaggagatttgtttgcagtggGCTAACAATAAACTGCTTACATCGGATAAACTGCTACTATTGCTGATGTTAAGGGACCCCAATGTACAGAATATTACCACTATTGAACACTTGGTAGAATATACTGTACCCAAAGGACAGGTGCAACTTGTTTTAAACCACTTTCACACCACTAATGGAGCTGGAGTGACCTTCATcattgatggatttgatgaatTGAGTAATGAACTACGCCAAACATCCTTCTTTAGGAACCTCATTGAGGGAGACATTTTACCTAATGCACGAGTAGTGGTGACATCGAGACCATTTGCTTCAGCTTGTCTCCATCAACTTGTAGACAAAAGAATAGAGATACTTGGGTTTGAAATGTCCAGCAGAGAGCAGTATGTTGAAGAAGCATTGAAAAATTCTCTTAAGTTGCAAGAGCTAAAGAGACATCTTCAGCTACATCCCAACATTGATGCTATATGTTACATACCATTAAGCATGGCAATCATAGTGTTCTTATGTTTACTAGGGTGCCTGCCACAAACTGCCACTGAAATGTTTGCAAGCTTTATCCTACACATAGTCTGTCGCCATCTCAAAAGAACAGCTGAAAATAAACATATTGAACAATTACCACATTTAACCCAACAAGCATTAATAAAACTGGAAAAAGTTGCATTTGTTGGTCTTGTAACCGATAAGCTAGTATTCACAGTGGACGACTTACCTGACATATGCAAGGATGACCCCACTTGTTATGGACTATTACAATCTGTTGAATGTTACTCTTTTGGTAATATCGGCACAGCAGCTTCATTATTCAACTTTATACATTTAGGAGTGCAGGAGTATTTTGCTGCTAAATATGTAGCTTCCTTACCAGAACATGAGATAGATACACTCCTCCATGaatcatttcttgtttcacatTACTGTGATAATGACCATGTAAGTGTCCGCCTCTCTAACATGTGGATAATGTATTGTGGCATAACTGGTGGTCAGTGTAAATCTTTAAGGTGCTATCTCAGCTTATCAATGTTACCATTATCTCCTGTATATAGCCAGCAAAATCATCCCATATCCAGCCAAGATGTAATCACTAACAGCAACACAGAGATGACTTCAGAACAAATATGTGCAACATCTGATCAGACAGTGTGCAACACTCTTATATCACAAGAGATCTTGAAGAACCCAGTGAAAGTTCTCTACTTGTTCCAGTGCTTCCAAGAGGCTAAGAATGACATGTTATGTAACATCTTGTCCAAATCATTTGATAATGGTAAGATTGACCTCAGTAATTCCATGATCCTCCCATACCAAATGGTGTCCCTAGGATTCTATCTATCAAGATCACAGAGAAAGTGGAGCTCACTAATTCTACAGGAGTGTTTATACGACTACGGCCTTCAATTACTGCACTATTATCTTTGTGGACTTAAAAATAATAAGCAGGAAATAGTAACAATTGATCTCAGCAGTAATGACCTTACCAGAGTATCATCACCTCTCATTGGTGACTTCATCACTCACCTTCAGCCACATACTCTGAAGTTAGGTGATAATAACCTTACTGGATTGAGGGACATTTCCACTGCTGTAATGAAGACCAACACAGTCAAAATAATGAGCATGGATTGTAATAGCCTCACAGAAGAAGAGGCATTATCAATATCTGAAATGATGACCTGCTTAGAAGAACTAGACATCAGTTATAACTGCTTTGGTGATAATGGGGCAGTAATACTCTCAGATGGTATAAAAGCAAGTAAAACGCTAAGAGAATTAATCATACGTTGTAATGAAATTGCAGCCACAGGAGCCACAGCAATTGCAAAGAGTTTAACACAGAACACCTCACTGGAGGTGTTGAACATGGATGACAATTGTGTAGGTCCTGAAGGAGTCAATGCAATCGTACATGCCATTATTGAGAACAAAACACTAAATGTACTAAGCCTCATAAACAATGACTTAGATCAGGATGAAGTTAAAATAATAGCTCTAGCTATTAATAACAATACTTTAAAGGAATTATACATTGATAACAATTACGCTGCAGCTACAGGTGCTATAGCAATTGCTGATGCTTTAAAAAACAACATCTCACTGGAGGTACTGGACATGAGATGTAATGATATTGGTGACAATGGAGCCATAGCAATTGCTCTGGCTATTAAAAGTAACAATACACTTAAAAAGTTAAATATCGGTTACAATAGCATCACGTTAATAGGAGCTATGACAATTGCAGAATGTCTAGCACACAACACCTCACTGGAAGTACTGACCATGAATGGCAATTCTTTAGGTCAAAAAGGAGGTAATAGAGTTGCCCATGCCATTATTATTAACAAAACTTTAAAAGTGTTAAGCCTCATAAGCAATTATTTAAGTCAAGATCAAGTTAAAATAATAGCTCTAGTTATTAATCACAATACTTTAAAGGAATTATACATTGGACACAATAGAGCTACTGCTACAGGAGCTATAGCGATTGCTAATGTTTTGACTCACAACACCTCACTGGAGGTTCTGGACATGAGATGCAATGACATTGGTCAAGATGGAGCCATAGCACTTGCACAAGCAATTTCCAGTAACAAGGTACTTAAGAAATTATACATTAGTGACAATAACATCACAGCCATGGGAGCTATGGCAATTGCAGAATGCCTAACACAAAATGCCTCACTGGAAATTCTAGACATAGGTAACAATACTATACGTCTAGATGGAACCAATGAAATTGCTCGAGCCATTGCTAATAATAGAACACTTAAAGAGTTGTACGTTGGTGACAATACACTTACAGCCACAGTAAATGCACCATTTGTAAACTATAAAACTTTTGAAATACCAATGAAGAAACTATGTAGCAAACTTTTTGGTGTTGATGAAAAAGATGTAATACAAGTTGATTCATATGAGGTAAATGAACAGtattatgccacaataataatTAGGGCCTTGCACAATAATAACTCCATCACTACTTTGAGACTTTCAGATATACTGCAAGGTAATGGTAATGTAAAAAGAGAAACTGAGTATATCAATACCATGAGGAGCAAATACAATATACCAGAGCTGACAGTTGGTGTATTCTTAGAAAACATCAATGAGTTTGATGATGAATACTGGTAA
- the LOC136252286 gene encoding uncharacterized protein: MITVSVTATANTVRKLSDNHDADVISWVNKLLMTIKVSDDQPRANSDPLLCLDMANDGNDSDEDDDSSCCSDSSFGDFLSDDDFDLNNDDEFDLDDDDDFDLNDLQDANTESAINESCHPRHDNGVTAAEVHQSPMLIQSPVSPDEISLTVSANQPVNGYVIVGDNIDKNVRPSFQRHDRTTRSLHYFHSYAVQNRVNTAEISDDCPSSIDIYPDNFLPSSDDVEKLLSEFETLVARILVQSMEQFKDQQSLVTWHIPSAFSKEMACKSEVVPLGVILKNEALLKEMTEVLDDLSNYVPVHVATKTVSVEGKDYTVDDSRLIKILLFGDQLTAARARGAITLRDDDTSALHRLEGFVPAVADWHARMCLLQAMWKRLYTKKSSKDKGTLYQLRNLINRTAVKSDPSKCMKATEDFLMVVLHGYIVAGATKLMKDEPSRVFTCNDVAKCVVRNWIKMNLFSSNSKTPPKGTDYSCALDVMSLGLLWHGFHDAVQEGDGDRIIRYWRFLMPVFKHTGRRNYALEAFKLLSQTMVMSPRQVTELKWGRTINTVGRIGHNIACDLHMEHLNGRVKSMMENLGSNLKPQCIQTVGRTLGIINKLCGRFEDEADASKNKDYHTFPAFKKDLAMIVSQLVSDDVFSESSQQNLQSYKRSPLFQTFDWKAVTEWLKEKIINLDL, encoded by the exons ATGATCACCGTATCAGTGACAGCAACTGCTAACACTGTTAGAAAACTGTCTGATAATCATGATGCAGATGTGATATCTTGGGTGAACAAGCTATTGATGACTATTAAG GTATCCGATGACCAGCCACGGGCCAATAGTGACCCATTACTTTGTTTGGATATGGCAAATGATGGAAACGACAGCGACGAAGATGATGATAGCAGCTGCTGCAGTGACTCTTCATTTGGAGATTTTTTATCTGATGATGACTTTGATCTCAACAATGATGATGAATTTGATCTGGATGATGACGATGACTTTGACCTAAATGATTTGCAAGATGCGAATACTGAGAGTGCTATAAATGAGAGTTGCCATCCAAGACATGATAACGGTGTCACGGCAGCAGAAGTGCACCAAAGTCCTATGTTGATCCAGTCACCAGTTAGCCCTGATGAGATCAGCTTAACTGTTTCTGCCAACCAGCCAGTGAATGGATATGTCATAGTAGGGGACAACATAGATAAGAATGTACGGCCTTCGTTCCAACGTCATGACCGTACTACACGGTCATTGCATTATTTTCATTCATATGCTGTGCAGAATAGAGTCAACACTGCTGAAATATCAGATGATTGTCCTTCTTCTATTGACATATATCCTGATAATTTTTTGCCTAGCTCGGATGATGTGGAGAAGTTACTCAGTGAATTTGAAACCCTAGTAGCAAG GATTTTGGTGCAAAGCATGGAGCAATTCAAGGATCAGCAAAGTTTGGTGACATGGCATATCCCCAGTGCATTTTCTAAGGAAATGGCTTGCAAGTCTGAAGTG GTACCACTTGGTGTGATTCTGAAGAATGAAGCTCTGCTGAAGGAAATGACTGAGGTGTTAGATGATTTGAGTAACTATGTTCCAGTGCATGTTGCAACCAAGACAGTGTCTGTAGAGGGAAAAGATTATACAGTTGATGACTCAAGATTAATCAAGATCTTGCTTTTTGGTGATCAGTTAACTGCTGCTCGTGCTAGAGGTGCCATTACATTACGGGATGATGACACATCAGCTTTACATCGATTGGAGGGTTTTGTTCCTGCTGTTGCTGACTGGCATGCTAGAATGTGTCTATTACAG GCAATGTGGAAGCGACTATACACCAAGAAGTCAAGTAAAGATAAAGGCACGCTGTATCAACTTAGGAACTTAATCAACCGTACTGCCGTTAAGAGTGATCCTTCTAAGTGCATGAAGGCAACAGAAGATTTTTTGATGGTTGTGTTGCACGGGTACATTGTTGCTGGTGCCACAAAGCTTATGAAAGATGAGCCATCCAGAGTTTTTACTTGCAATGATGTTGCCAAATGCGTAGTTCGAAATTGGATCAAGATGAATTTATTCTCAAGCAACTCAAAAACACCACCCAAAGGAACTGACTACAGTTGTGCACTGGATGTCATGAGTTTAGGCTTGCTGTGGCATGGCTTCCATGATGCTGTACAAGAGGGTGATGGCGATCGCATTATTAGATATTGGCGGTTTCTGATGCCTGTATTTAAACATACTGGCCGCCGAAATTATGCTTTGGAAGCATTCAAATTATTATCTCAGACTATGGTGATGTCACCTAGACAGGTTACTGAGCTAAAGTGGGGGAGAACTATCAATACTGTTGGAAGAATTGGACACAATATAGCTTGCGATCTACATATGGAACATTTAAATGGGCGTGTGAAGTCTATGATGGAGAACCTGGGTTCAAATTTGAAGCCCCAGTGCATACAAACTGTAGGACGTACACTGGGCATTATCAATAAGCTGTGTGGTCGTTTTGAAGATGAGGCTGATGCTAGTAAGAATAAGGACTATCACACATTTCCTGCATTTAAAAAAGATTTGGCTATGATAGTATCTCAATTGGTGTCAGATGATGTGTTCAGTGAAAGTAGTCAACAGAATCTCCAATCGTACAAGAGGAGTCCTTTATTCCAAACATTTGATTGGAAAGCAGTGACTGAGTGGCTTAAAGAGAAAATTATAAACTTAGATCTTTAA